A part of Halobacillus shinanisalinarum genomic DNA contains:
- a CDS encoding sigma-54-dependent transcriptional regulator produces the protein MKRRLIVIGIQEENLLYLNKQLEYIFDGMITIKSITLKELNFGSISSNDIVLLSAVAIQELVRPFLPDSCVFIVAKRTENVVNMKELLYLESGKRILVVNDNYNDTMQTVDSLREILPSHIYYPYVAQKPTPKKIDFVVTPGETNLIPKGFPHIIDIGPRVISIETLIKIKQHFLLEIKDSTLMQLYIKTLVYLTEKKSSVSPVSVIDQNQHRTLNQIITKSSLLKSTIEIAYKISLTSNAIHIEGGIGTGKQMLAEMIHNESSFSTQPFYAYNCLDKEPGSIEEELFGSKDQKKKGIINSITGGTLYVKNIDQLPYSLQGNLFSLIEMNTLNRKTNKIRIITSSLESLTDLLKNEIIRIDIYSYISSYVLKMPSLSERKDDIAHLVEAFKNHFNRKDLAFSNTAMEAFYNYQWPGNVRELYNVISYCVCLNNTYIKPESLPLFFRGNQEKTDTATDKDLDIKKIISEIETHGFLSESISLLRIYKNGKDKNESYGRRRIKEFLLNERYILTDQQLRLRIEVLNKLGLLIVRKGRAGTTISAKGEHFLNLYSEL, from the coding sequence ATGAAAAGAAGGTTGATTGTAATAGGGATACAAGAGGAGAACCTATTATATCTAAATAAACAATTAGAATATATCTTTGACGGCATGATAACTATTAAAAGTATAACCTTGAAGGAATTAAACTTTGGCTCTATCTCATCAAATGATATTGTTTTATTATCTGCAGTGGCAATACAAGAGTTAGTGAGGCCCTTTTTACCAGATTCTTGTGTGTTTATAGTAGCAAAAAGAACTGAGAATGTTGTAAACATGAAGGAGCTCCTTTATTTGGAATCAGGAAAAAGAATATTGGTTGTTAATGATAATTACAACGACACGATGCAAACAGTAGATTCCTTAAGAGAGATTTTACCAAGTCATATCTATTATCCTTATGTAGCACAAAAACCAACGCCAAAGAAAATAGACTTTGTTGTTACGCCTGGGGAAACTAACCTTATACCAAAAGGCTTTCCACATATTATTGATATTGGACCACGTGTTATTTCCATAGAAACCTTAATTAAAATTAAACAACACTTTCTTTTGGAAATTAAAGATTCAACATTAATGCAACTTTATATAAAAACATTGGTATACTTGACTGAAAAGAAATCTAGTGTTTCCCCAGTTTCTGTTATTGACCAAAACCAACATAGAACTTTGAACCAAATAATTACTAAATCGTCTTTGTTGAAATCTACAATAGAGATCGCCTATAAGATTTCCCTAACGTCGAATGCTATTCATATTGAAGGTGGTATAGGAACTGGAAAACAAATGCTTGCAGAAATGATACATAATGAATCCTCATTTTCTACACAGCCTTTTTATGCTTATAATTGCTTAGATAAAGAGCCAGGGTCCATTGAAGAAGAATTATTCGGCTCAAAAGATCAAAAGAAAAAAGGTATTATAAACTCTATCACTGGCGGGACTTTATATGTGAAAAATATTGATCAACTTCCATATTCTCTTCAAGGAAATTTATTTAGCCTTATAGAAATGAACACATTGAATAGGAAGACAAATAAAATACGAATAATTACATCCTCATTAGAAAGCCTAACTGATTTATTAAAGAATGAGATTATTCGTATTGACATCTATTCATATATTTCTTCCTATGTGTTGAAAATGCCGTCATTATCAGAAAGAAAGGATGACATTGCCCATTTAGTAGAAGCGTTTAAAAATCATTTCAATAGAAAGGACTTAGCATTTTCAAATACAGCTATGGAAGCTTTTTATAACTATCAATGGCCTGGAAATGTAAGAGAGTTATACAACGTTATTTCATATTGTGTTTGTTTAAATAATACGTATATTAAACCTGAATCGTTACCACTCTTTTTCAGGGGAAACCAGGAAAAAACTGATACTGCCACAGATAAGGATTTAGATATCAAAAAAATAATCAGCGAAATTGAAACACATGGATTCCTTTCTGAAAGTATAAGCCTGCTGCGAATATACAAAAATGGGAAAGATAAAAATGAATCCTATGGTCGAAGAAGAATTAAAGAATTTCTTTTGAATGAACGGTATATTCTTACTGATCAACAATTGAGATTGAGAATTGAAGTGCTTAATAAGCTGGGGTTACTAATTGTTCGTAAAGGAAGGGCAGGAACAACTATTTCAGCTAAAGGAGAGCATTTTTTAAATTTGTATAGTGAATTATAA
- the iadA gene encoding beta-aspartyl-peptidase has protein sequence MITLIKNGEIYAPEYLGNQSVLIIDKKIVKIGEISETKLSALFDVEVIDATGLIVTPGIIDPHVHLIGGGGEGGFATRTPELQLSKVIKAGITTVVGCLGTDGTTRHMTSLLAKARGLEEEGITAYIYTGNYHIPTPTITSSVKDDIILIDKVIGAGEIAISDSRSAQPSVQEVAKLVSEARIGGLLSRKAGVTHFHVGIGKDRLAFLHTLLEDYEIPPANIYATHITRSKELVDDAIELANKGAFVDITADEETGKWVKYYKQNKGNLEQLSISSDGNGSLPKFSNKGELIGFGVASQRTLFEQVVSTVKDYELPLTDILPLVTRNPATALCLDKKGSLKKGFDADILIMNQDTFEIEHVFAKGQHMLRNKEILIKGTFE, from the coding sequence ATGATTACACTTATAAAGAACGGTGAAATATACGCACCAGAATATTTAGGAAATCAATCAGTTTTAATTATTGATAAAAAAATAGTCAAAATAGGAGAGATTAGCGAAACAAAGCTTTCAGCTCTATTTGACGTCGAAGTAATAGATGCTACCGGTTTAATTGTTACTCCCGGAATCATAGACCCCCATGTCCACTTAATAGGCGGTGGCGGAGAAGGAGGATTTGCTACTAGGACTCCCGAACTTCAACTCAGTAAAGTTATCAAGGCGGGTATCACTACTGTTGTTGGTTGTCTGGGAACAGACGGAACGACTAGACACATGACTTCGTTATTAGCTAAAGCAAGGGGGTTAGAGGAAGAGGGAATTACCGCATATATTTATACGGGGAACTATCATATCCCTACTCCGACAATAACATCATCTGTAAAAGATGATATTATCCTAATTGATAAAGTTATCGGGGCTGGAGAGATTGCAATCTCTGACTCACGATCGGCACAACCTTCTGTTCAAGAGGTTGCAAAGTTAGTTTCTGAAGCAAGAATTGGAGGTTTATTAAGTAGAAAAGCAGGTGTTACTCATTTTCATGTAGGTATAGGCAAAGATCGTCTAGCATTTTTACATACTCTGTTAGAAGATTACGAGATTCCTCCTGCTAACATCTATGCAACACATATTACAAGAAGTAAGGAACTTGTCGATGATGCTATAGAGTTAGCTAATAAGGGAGCTTTTGTTGATATTACTGCTGATGAGGAAACAGGGAAGTGGGTCAAATACTATAAACAAAATAAGGGGAATTTAGAACAACTTAGTATATCTTCAGATGGAAATGGCAGTTTGCCTAAATTTAGTAATAAAGGTGAATTGATTGGTTTTGGGGTGGCTTCCCAACGAACACTATTTGAGCAAGTTGTGTCCACTGTTAAGGATTATGAGTTACCTCTTACAGACATATTGCCACTCGTAACACGTAATCCAGCCACTGCACTTTGCCTAGATAAAAAAGGATCACTAAAAAAAGGTTTCGATGCGGATATTCTAATAATGAATCAAGATACTTTTGAAATTGAACACGTCTTTGCAAAAGGACAGCACATGCTCAGAAATAAAGAAATTCTTATAAAAGGAACATTTGAATAG